The proteins below are encoded in one region of Serratia symbiotica:
- the mepA gene encoding penicillin-insensitive murein endopeptidase, whose translation MKNWMLTLAALMASGSAMALTPWQKIEHPVAGAPQAVGSFANGCIIGAQPLPLNSTDYQVMRIDQRRYFGHPDLLAFIQRLSHKAHQKALGMVLIGDMAMPAGGRFNSGHTSHQSGLDVDIWLQLPPQRWSAQQLLQPQPLDLVSSNGKQVVAGQWQPQIGSLIKLAAQDATVTRIFVNPAIKQRLCLDAGADRNWLHKVRPWFGHRAHMHVRLRCPANSLECEDQDMPPPGDGCGSELASWFVPHQPSAKQGLPPPLPPSCQALLSNHFAAE comes from the coding sequence ATGAAAAACTGGATGTTGACTCTCGCTGCCCTGATGGCATCAGGTTCTGCCATGGCGTTGACGCCGTGGCAGAAGATCGAGCACCCGGTGGCTGGCGCGCCGCAGGCGGTGGGCAGCTTTGCCAATGGCTGCATTATCGGTGCCCAGCCACTGCCGCTAAACTCAACGGATTATCAAGTGATGCGCATCGACCAGCGCCGCTATTTCGGTCACCCAGATCTGCTGGCATTTATTCAGCGTCTCAGCCACAAAGCTCACCAGAAAGCGTTGGGTATGGTATTGATCGGCGATATGGCGATGCCAGCCGGCGGGCGTTTCAACAGCGGTCATACCAGCCATCAGTCGGGGCTGGATGTTGATATATGGCTACAACTGCCACCTCAGCGCTGGAGTGCGCAACAGTTGTTGCAACCGCAACCGCTGGATCTGGTTTCCAGCAATGGCAAACAGGTGGTGGCAGGCCAGTGGCAACCGCAAATTGGCTCCTTGATCAAATTGGCAGCCCAGGACGCCACAGTAACGCGCATCTTCGTCAACCCGGCGATCAAACAGCGTCTGTGCCTAGACGCTGGCGCTGACCGTAACTGGTTGCATAAGGTGCGGCCATGGTTCGGTCACCGTGCGCACATGCATGTACGCTTGCGTTGCCCGGCCAACAGCCTGGAGTGCGAAGATCAGGATATGCCACCGCCGGGCGATGGCTGCGGTAGCGAACTGGCTAGCTGGTTTGTGCCGCATCAGCCGAGCGCCAAGCAGGGCTTGCCGCCGCCGTTACCACCTAGCTGTCAAGCATTGCTGAGTAATCATTTCGCAGCGGAGTAA